One window of Esox lucius isolate fEsoLuc1 chromosome 25, fEsoLuc1.pri, whole genome shotgun sequence genomic DNA carries:
- the LOC114830645 gene encoding uncharacterized protein LOC114830645, giving the protein MEGQIARLVTAFGEMMSHLAARGSGRGRATFAPEAGPQHSLRVCPVISDGGSVQQVEQRPAGGTASSRWIDFRKGLRTEVQIELPWPKELGITRVSVDERESRSRQGLYLFYGEKGHYRKGQFRRRKGVIGFATFYQRSVKGFSTFTAQLTSLLKGRPQRLHWNPDVEKAFLVLRGRNLTAPLLKHPDPLKPFSVEADASEVWVEEVLSQEHRDPPFKETVCCREEFSYNHFVNSTNFTIEYNFSFKQCLSNITNTCCHLSVNTNTFCQCKFSSNHFVNTTNFTFEYNFNFKQCLSNITNTCCHLSVNTNTFCQCKFSSNHFVNTNNFTFEYNFSFKKCLSNISNTCCHLSVNTNPNVNTTNTICQCKSSSNHFVNTTNFTFEYNFSFKQCLRNITYTCCHLSVNTNTFCQCKINSNHFVNTTNFTFEYNFNFKQCLSNITNTCCHLSVNTNTFCQCKFSSNHFVNTTYFTFQYNFSFKQCLSNISNTCCHLSVNTNPNVHTTNTICQCKSSSNHFVNTTYFTFQYNFSFKQCLSNITNTCCHLSVNTNTFCQCKFNSNHFVNTTNFTFEYNFHFKQCLSNITNTCCHLSVNTNTFCQCKFSSNHFVNTTYFPFQYNFSFKQCLSNISNTCCHLSVNTNPNVNTTNTICQCKSSSNHFVNTTNFTFEYNFSFKQCLRNITYTCCHLSVNTNTFCQCKINSNHFVNTTNFTFEYNFNFKQCLSNITNTCCHLSVNTNTFCQCKFSSNHFVNTTYFTFQYNFSFKQCLSNISNTCCHLSVNTNPNVHTTNTICQCKSSSNHFVNTTYFTFQYNFSFKQCLSNITNTCCHLSVNTNTFCQCKFNSNHFVNTTNFTFEYNFHFKQCLSNITNTCCHLSVNTNTFCQCKFSSNHFVNTTYFPFQYNFSFKQCLSNISNTCCHLSVNTNPNVHTTNTFCQCKFSSNHFVNTTYFTFQYNFSFKQCLSNITNTYCHLSVNTNTFCQCKFSSNHFVNTTYFTFQYNFSFKQCLSNITNTYCHLSVNTNTFCQCKFSSNHFVNTTDFTFQYNFSFKQCLSNITNTCCHLSVNTNTFCQCKFSSNHFVNTTNFTFEYNFSFKQCLSNITNTYCHLSVNTNTFCQCKFSSNHFVNTTFFTFQYNISFKQCLSNITNTYCHLSVNTNPNVHPTNTICQCKSSSNHFVNTTNFTFEYNFSSNHFVNTTNFTFEYNFSFKQCLSNITNTCCHLRVNTNTFCQCKFSSNHFVNTTNFTFQYNFSFKQCLSNITNTCCHLSVNTNPNVHTTNTICQ; this is encoded by the exons ATGGAGGGACAGATCGCCAGGTTGGTAACAGCTTTCGGCGAGATGATGTCTCACCTGGCAGCACG AGGGTCAGGACGGGGGCGAGCAACCTTTGCGCCTGAGGCAGGGCCACAGCACAGCCTCAGAGTATGCCCTGTTATTTCGGATGGTGGCAGCGTCCAGCAGGTGGAACAGCGTCCAGCAGGAGGAACAGCGTCCAGCAGGTGGATTGACTTCCGCAAGGGATTGCGGACGGAGGTCCAAATCGAGCTACCGTGG CCCAAGGAGCTGGGGATCACCAGAGTCTCTGTGGATGAGAGAGAATCCCGGAGTCGTCAGGGTCTGTACCTGTTCTACGGGGAGAAGGGGCATTACCGGAAGGGGCAGTTCAGGCGCAGGAAGGGGGTGATTGGATTTGCCACATTTTACCAACGATCCGTCAAAGGCTTCAGCACCTTCACAGCGCAGCTCACATCGTTGTTGAAAGGCCGACCTCAACGCCTCCACTGGAACCCAGATGTGGAGAAGGCCTTCCTTGTCCTGAGGGGCAGGAACCTCACAGCTCCTCTCCTGAAACACCCAGACCCCCTCAAGCCCTTCTCAGTGGAGGCAGACGCATCCGAGGTCTGGGTGGAAGAGGTCCTCTCCCAGGAGCACAGGGATCCACCATTCAAAGAAACTGTCTGCTGCAGAGAGGAA TTCAGCTACAACCACTTTGTCAACAGCACCAACTTCACCATTGAATACAACTTCAGCTTCAAACAATGTCTCAGCAACATCACCAACACCTGCTGTCATCTCAGCGTCAACACCAACACCTTCTGTCAGTGCAAGTTCAGCTCCAACCACTTTGTCAACACAACCAACTTCACCTTTGAATACAACTTCAACTTCAAACAATGTCTCAGCAACATCACCAACACCTGCTGTCATCTCAGCGTCAACACCAACACCTTCTGTCAGTGCAAGTTCAGCTCCAACCACTTTGTCAACACAAACAACTTCACCTTTGAATACAACTTCAGCTTCAAAAAATGTCTCAGCAACATCTCCAACACCTGCTGTCATCTCAGCGTCAACACCAACCCCAATGTtaacaccaccaacaccatctgTCAGTGCAAGTCCAGCTCCAACCACTTTGTCAACACCACCAACTTCACCTTTGAATACAACTTCAGCTTCAAACAATGTCTCAGAAACATCACCTACACCTGCTGTCATCTCAGCGTCAACACCAACACCTTCTGTCAGTGCAAGATCAACTCCAACCACTTTGTCAACACAACCAACTTCACCTTTGAATACAACTTCAACTTCAAACAATGTCTCAGCAACATCACCAACACCTGCTGTCATCTCAGCGTCAACACCAACACCTTCTGTCAGTGCAAGTTCAGCTCCAACCACTTTGTCAACACAACCTACTTCACCTTTCAATACAACTTCAGCTTCAAACAATGTCTCAGCAACATCTCCAACACCTGCTGTCATCTCAGCGTCAACACCAACCCCAATGTtcacaccaccaacaccatctgTCAGTGCAAGTCCAGCTCCAACCACTTTGTCAACACAACCTACTTCACCTTTCAATACAACTTCAGCTTCAAACAATGTCTCAGCAACATCACCAACACCTGCTGTCATCTCAGCGTCAACACCAACACCTTCTGTCAGTGCAAGTTCAACTCCAACCACTTTGTCAACACAACCAACTTCACCTTTGAATACAACTTCCACTTCAAACAATGTCTCAGCAACATCACCAACACCTGCTGTCATCTCAGCGTCAACACCAACACCTTCTGTCAGTGCAAGTTCAGCTCCAACCACTTTGTCAACACAACCTACTTCCCCTTTCAATACAACTTCAGCTTCAAACAATGTCTCAGCAACATCTCCAACACCTGCTGTCATCTCAGCGTCAACACCAACCCCAATGTtaacaccaccaacaccatctgTCAGTGCAAGTCCAGCTCCAACCACTTTGTCAACACCACCAACTTCACCTTTGAATACAACTTCAGCTTCAAACAATGTCTCAGAAACATCACCTACACCTGCTGTCATCTCAGCGTCAACACCAACACCTTCTGTCAGTGCAAGATCAACTCCAACCACTTTGTCAACACAACCAACTTCACCTTTGAATACAACTTCAACTTCAAACAATGTCTCAGCAACATCACCAACACCTGCTGTCATCTCAGCGTCAACACCAACACCTTCTGTCAGTGCAAGTTCAGCTCCAACCACTTTGTCAACACAACCTACTTCACCTTTCAATACAACTTCAGCTTCAAACAATGTCTCAGCAACATCTCCAACACCTGCTGTCATCTCAGCGTCAACACCAACCCCAATGTtcacaccaccaacaccatctgTCAGTGCAAGTCCAGCTCCAACCACTTTGTCAACACAACCTACTTCACCTTTCAATACAACTTCAGCTTCAAACAATGTCTCAGCAACATCACCAACACCTGCTGTCATCTCAGCGTCAACACCAACACCTTCTGTCAGTGCAAGTTCAACTCCAACCACTTTGTCAACACAACCAACTTCACCTTTGAATACAACTTCCACTTCAAACAATGTCTCAGCAACATCACCAACACCTGCTGTCATCTCAGCGTCAACACCAACACCTTCTGTCAGTGCAAGTTCAGCTCCAACCACTTTGTCAACACAACCTACTTCCCCTTTCAATACAACTTCAGCTTCAAACAATGTCTCAGCAACATCTCAAACACCTGCTGTCATCTCAGCGTCAACACCAACCCCAATGTTCACACCACCAACACCTTCTGTCAGTGCAAGTTCAGCTCCAACCACTTTGTCAACACAACCTACTTCACCTTTCAATACAACTTCAGCTTCAAACAATGTCTCAGCAACATCACCAACACCTACTGTCATCTCAGCGTCAACACCAACACCTTCTGTCAGTGCAAGTTCAGCTCCAACCACTTTGTCAACACAACCTACTTCACCTTTCAATACAACTTCAGCTTCAAACAATGTCTCAGCAACATCACCAACACCTACTGTCATCTCAGCGTCAACACCAACACCTTCTGTCAGTGCAAGTTCAGCTCCAACCACTTTGTCAACACAACCGACTTCACCTTTCAATACAACTTCAGCTTCAAACAATGTCTCAGCAACATCACCAACACCTGCTGTCATCTCAGCGTCAACACCAACACTTTCTGTCAGTGCAAGTTCAGCTCCAACCACTTTGTCAACACCACCAACTTCACCTTTGAATACAACTTCAGCTTCAAACAATGTCTCAGCAACATCACCAACACCTACTGTCATCTCAGCGTCAACACCAACACCTTCTGTCAGTGCAAGTTCAGCTCCAACCACTTTGTCAACACAACCTTCTTCACCTTTCAATACAACATCAGCTTCAAACAATGTCTCAGCAACATCACCAACACCTACTGTCATCTCAGTGTCAACACCAACCCCAATGTTCACCCCACCAACACCATCTGTCAGTGCAAGTCCAGCTCCAACCACTTTGTCAACACCACCAACTTCACCTTTGAATACAAC TTCAGCTCCAACCACTTTGTCAACACCACCAACTTCACCTTTGAATACAACTTCAGCTTCAAACAATGTCTCAGCAACATCACCAACACCTGCTGTCATCTCCGCGTCAACACCAACACCTTCTGTCAGTGCAAGTTCAGCTCCAACCACTTTGTCAACACAACCAACTTCACCTTTCAATACAACTTCAGCTTCAAACAATGTCTCAGCAACATCACCAACACCTGCTGTCATCTCAGCGTCAACACCAACCCCAATGTTCACACCACCAATACCATCTGCCAGTGA